DNA from Flavobacteriales bacterium:
CACATCGAGCATCACATCGTAGCGGATGGGCGGGATGAAATGGGCCACGATGCTGTCTGCGCCGATGAAGTCGACCCGAACGATGGAATCGGTGAGCGTGGGCGTGAGGGTGTTGCCTTGGAACACCTCCCAATGGCTGAAGACGTAGCCATCGGCCGCGCGGGCTTCCAAGGTGGTGTTGATGCCGCCGTAATAGGTGCCGCTGAAGGGGTAGGCCTCCGGGGTGATGCTGTTGATCTGGATCTCGCCGCTCAGCGGCGGATTCACGTTGAAGACGACCTCCCAAGGACCGGCCAAGGTGTAGCAGTCGATGAGGCCCTGCTGGATGGTGACGCAGCGGGCTTCGATGAAGTCGCGCAAGTTCTGCACGTTGGCTTGCCAGCCGGCCATGCTGCCGCCCCATCGCGCGATCTGCGCCGGCATCTCGGGTTCGATGTTGTTGATCAGGCTGTCGAGGAAGGGGACCATGAAATCGCAGTGGAACAGCGTATTCCCTAGGTCGATATAGCGATTGATGTACCAATCATGCACGGTGGGGTTCTCGTTCAGCAGCTTCTGGAGGATGTCCGTATGGCCTTGGCCGCCCGGGTTGGGCAGGTTCTCCACATTGCACGGGTCCGCATTCGCCGTCTGGTCAGGGATGCCGGTGAAATTGGTGTAGTGGCCGAAGGTGGCATCCATGTCCCAGAGGATGTAGCCCCATTTCTTGTGCTCCCCGGCCGGATTGAAGCCGCGCCACCAGCCGGTGTTCCAATTGAGCCAGTCGGCGCATACGGTGTAGCTGTTCAGGCAGAAGTAGTCGATCAGGCTCTTCCAGTTCAACTGGCTGTCCACATAGGCGAAGGCAGCGGGGTCGCCCATGTTGTTGGACATGATGTAGTTGACGAGCGCATCCCAGTCCGTTTGCGCCTGCGGGCCGCCGTATTCGCTCCAGGTTCCGCCCCAGGTCTTGATGAACTGGATGTCGAACTCATCCTGGTCATAATAGTACTTGGTGAAGTCGTGGTCATCGACCTTCTCGCGCATGTCGTAGACCCCCCAGTACTGTCCGTTGACATACAGCACGGCCGGTTCGTAGCTGCGCTCATCCAGCCGCAGATTGCCCACCTGGCTGAGCGCCTGCACGTAGGCATCGCGGATATGGGCGGGCTGCCCGGGGCCGGAGTCGTAGTTGTCGCCGGCCGCGGCCTTCACGATGAGCCGCTGGTAGGAATCGCGGTCCGATGTGCGGAAGATGGGGTAATCGATGGCGTTGCCCTGCCCGAATTGGTCGCGTGTCACGTAATCGAAGCCGCGTTGCGGATAGGCCCAGCTATCCTGGCCATGCTCGTCGAAGGTGCCTTCCGCTTCATCGCGGAGCGCGCCATCGGCTCCGAAGTACTCGAAGCAGCCCACGGGCTCGATGCCGCCGTTCCCGTTCAGCAGTGCGAGGAGGTCGTCGCCGCTCACGCTCAGCACGGCCACGCCATGAGTGGCATTGATGAAGTAGGTATTGGTCTCCACGAAGCTGGGCGGCACGCCCGGTGTCCCGCTGAAGGCCCTTGCGCGAAGCACGGTGGTGGCGTTGATGGCGATGGGGCCGGCGTATGCGGCGCTTGCGGGAGTGGGGGTGCTGCCATCCGTGGTGTACCGTATGGTGACGCCTGCGGTGGCTGAGGCCAAGGTGACGCTGATGGGACCGCCATGATAACCCGGGGGCTGGCTCATCGTGGGCTTGGCAGGGTAGTACGGCCCCGCACCTGCATTGGCGGCATTCGGGGTGGGGGCGGTGAACAGCGCCCACGTGCCGGCGCCATCCGTGGTGCGCCCCCAGCTATGGTCGGCTTGGGTCTGTTCGCCGAACTGGAAGTTGTCCACGATTGCACCGCCGGCATCGCTCAGCACCGCACGCTCGCCTTGCGATTGGCTGATGTTGAAGCTCGTGTGGAAGGGGGGCGCAGTTGTGTTGCGACCGCTGCAGAAGATCAGCAGCCGACCTCCTCCCGCGATGGTTGTGCCGCCCGGGAATTGCCACTTCAGGTTGTTGTTCTGGCTGTCGCTGAGGTACCAGCCGCTGATGTCCGCCGCCGCCCCGCCTGTGTTGTAGAGTTCGATCCAGTCCTCCCGCTTCCCGAAGCCGTCCACAATGCCGGTCCAGTTGGCCGCGCACACTTCATTGATCACCACCTGCGCGCAGGCGGGTGCGATGCTGAGCAGGCCGGCGAATGG
Protein-coding regions in this window:
- a CDS encoding CotH kinase family protein — encoded protein: MKLRYRTLPFAGLLSIAPACAQVVINEVCAANWTGIVDGFGKREDWIELYNTGGAAADISGWYLSDSQNNNLKWQFPGGTTIAGGGRLLIFCSGRNTTAPPFHTSFNISQSQGERAVLSDAGGAIVDNFQFGEQTQADHSWGRTTDGAGTWALFTAPTPNAANAGAGPYYPAKPTMSQPPGYHGGPISVTLASATAGVTIRYTTDGSTPTPASAAYAGPIAINATTVLRARAFSGTPGVPPSFVETNTYFINATHGVAVLSVSGDDLLALLNGNGGIEPVGCFEYFGADGALRDEAEGTFDEHGQDSWAYPQRGFDYVTRDQFGQGNAIDYPIFRTSDRDSYQRLIVKAAAGDNYDSGPGQPAHIRDAYVQALSQVGNLRLDERSYEPAVLYVNGQYWGVYDMREKVDDHDFTKYYYDQDEFDIQFIKTWGGTWSEYGGPQAQTDWDALVNYIMSNNMGDPAAFAYVDSQLNWKSLIDYFCLNSYTVCADWLNWNTGWWRGFNPAGEHKKWGYILWDMDATFGHYTNFTGIPDQTANADPCNVENLPNPGGQGHTDILQKLLNENPTVHDWYINRYIDLGNTLFHCDFMVPFLDSLINNIEPEMPAQIARWGGSMAGWQANVQNLRDFIEARCVTIQQGLIDCYTLAGPWEVVFNVNPPLSGEIQINSITPEAYPFSGTYYGGINTTLEARAADGYVFSHWEVFQGNTLTPTLTDSIVRVDFIGADSIVAHFIPPIRYDVMLDVVPRGAGTITFDGVTYSSFPAIASAGEDVDVPFHINPTLYYDFLHWDFKNVTVNEYLPGDTLERAQTARFYTTDTIVAHLKPQEYVFYVANAFSPNGDGFNDTFKPIINVVELESFEMQVFDRWGGVLYGTNDPWAEWDGTAGGREVPNGVYAFRAYAVDAVKKDVYELFGHLTIVR